The Staphylococcus haemolyticus region CATGAAAATATTGGATTCGGTCACATTGGATTTGACGCATTAAATTATGTAGTACACCATGATGTTTTCAAAGATATTCCTAAAATTTTAGAAACACCCTATGTTGGTGAAGATAAAAAAAATAAAAAACCACCTTATAAATTTGAGATAGAGATGTTAAAAGCACAACAATTTGATTCAGAATTAAAAGATAAAATTCTTCAACAATAATTACTATTAATTGGAAGCTGAATCAACTATTAATATTTAGGGCTATGATGAAATAAAGCAATAGCTGTATAACCTTAAGAAGCGTTAGACCTTAACTTTTCACAGACTTAATAATTTTCACAGGAGTGATACATTGAATTTTACAATAATTCTGTATCGCTCCATTTTATTATCTTTCAAATCAAGTCGTAAACATTACTATTTACAACTTCCAAACTTAATTGTATAGTATTAAACGAGGTGAAATAATGAATCAACCTGTTTTTGAATTAAAAAATATCGATTATCAATTTGATAATAAACAAGTTTTAGAAAATATTAATATACACATAAATAAAGGTGAATTTTTAGCAATTGTGGGTCCCAATGGAGCAGGTAAGTCTACTTTACTAAAAATCATATTAGGGTTGCTTCCGTTGCAAAAGGGCGAAATATATATAGATGGTAAATCATATAAAAAGCAAAATCAATCTGCTTTAAAGATAAGTTACGTATCACAAAAAGCTACAGCTTTTAATGCTGGATTTCCAGCAAGTGTTAAAGAAGTGGTACTTAGTGGTCTTACTAAAACTAAAAAGTTATTTCAAAAATTTAATAAAAAAGATGAAGCACTTGTCGATAAAGTTTTAACAAGATTAAATATCAATCATCTTATCAACAAAAATATTGCAGAACTTTCCGGCGGACAACAACAGCGTGTATTAATTGCGAGAGCTTTAATCTCCAATCCTTCTGTCTTAGTTTTAGATGAACCTACAAATGGTATTGATGCAAAACATGTAAGTGAATTTTATGAAACGCTTGAAAAATTAAAAGATGAAGGTATAACGATTATATTAGTAACACATGACATTGGCGTTGTAGCTGATACAGCAACAAAAGTAGCATGCTTAAATAAACATTTACATTTCCATGGATCAACCGAGGACTTCAAAAAACTAGACGAAGTTGAAATTTCTAAAATTTATGGTCACCCCATTAAATTTGTAGATCATCAACATAATAGAGAATGTTGTGAAGTTTAAAATTTAATATATTAGGAGTAACAAAATGAATGTATTAATTAAACAAGTAAGTGGTGATATCTATGATTGAAGCGTTATTAAATTTCGACTTCATGAGATATTCATTACTTAGTGGTATTTTAATTGGATTTATTGCACCTTTAATTGGGGCTTTTATAGTTGTAAGAAGATTATCTTTGATTGCAGATGCGCTTAGCCATGTTACATTAGGCGGCATCTCATTTGGCATGTTTATACTAACTTTGTCACCCGCACTAGCTATTATTAATCCTATGTGGTTTGGTATATTATTTGCTATCGTAGGTGCGCTTTTAATTGAAAAGTTAAGAACATCGTATTCTAATTATCAAGAGATTGCCATACCAATTATTATGAGCGCAGGGATTGCACTAAGTGCCATTTTTATTTCTCTTGCAGATGGATTTAACCAAGAAATTGTAGGTTTACTATTTGGTTCCATAAGTGCGGTCAGCCTTAGTGATTTATTAACGGTTGTAGTTATATCAATTGTCGTTGTTTTATTTATTACTTTATTTTATAAAGAATTATTTATACTTTCATTTGACGAAGAATATAGTAGAGTTATAAATATTCCTAAATGGATTCAATTTTT contains the following coding sequences:
- a CDS encoding metal ABC transporter ATP-binding protein — protein: MNQPVFELKNIDYQFDNKQVLENINIHINKGEFLAIVGPNGAGKSTLLKIILGLLPLQKGEIYIDGKSYKKQNQSALKISYVSQKATAFNAGFPASVKEVVLSGLTKTKKLFQKFNKKDEALVDKVLTRLNINHLINKNIAELSGGQQQRVLIARALISNPSVLVLDEPTNGIDAKHVSEFYETLEKLKDEGITIILVTHDIGVVADTATKVACLNKHLHFHGSTEDFKKLDEVEISKIYGHPIKFVDHQHNRECCEV